A genomic segment from Poecilia reticulata strain Guanapo linkage group LG3, Guppy_female_1.0+MT, whole genome shotgun sequence encodes:
- the ap1s2 gene encoding AP-1 complex subunit sigma-2 isoform X1, which yields MMQFMLLFSRQGKLRLQKWYVPLSDKERKKISRDLVQTILARKPKMCSFLEWRDLKIVYKRYASLYFCCAVEDQDNELITLEIIHRYVELLDKYFGSVCELDIIFNFEKAYFILDEFLLGGEAQETSKKNVLKAIEQADLLQEEAEAPRSVLEEIGLT from the exons ATG ATGCAGTTCATGCTGCTGTTCAGCCGGCAGGGGAAGCTGAGGCTTCAGAAATGGTATGTCCCTCTGTCTGacaaggagaggaagaagatcTCCAGGGATCTGGTCCAGACCATACTAGCCAGGAAGCCTAAGATGTGCAGCTTCCTGGAATGGAGAGACCTCAAGATTGTGTACAAAAG atatgCCAGTCTGTATTTCTGCTGTGCTGTCGAGGATCAAGACAATGAGCTGATCACTCTGGAAATCATTCACAGATATGTGGAGCTACTGGACAAATATTTTGGCAGT GTGTGTGAGCTGGATATCATCTTCAACTTTGAGAAGGCCTACTTCATCCTGGATGAGTTCCTGCTGGGCGGAGAAGCTCAGGAAACCTCCAAGAAGAACGTGCTGAAGGCCATCGAGCAGGCCGACCTGCTGCAGGAG GAAGCCGAGGCACCGCGGAGCGTGTTGGAAGAAATCGGGCTGACATAG
- the ap1s2 gene encoding AP-1 complex subunit sigma-2 isoform X2, whose product MQFMLLFSRQGKLRLQKWYVPLSDKERKKISRDLVQTILARKPKMCSFLEWRDLKIVYKRYASLYFCCAVEDQDNELITLEIIHRYVELLDKYFGSVCELDIIFNFEKAYFILDEFLLGGEAQETSKKNVLKAIEQADLLQEEAEAPRSVLEEIGLT is encoded by the exons ATGCAGTTCATGCTGCTGTTCAGCCGGCAGGGGAAGCTGAGGCTTCAGAAATGGTATGTCCCTCTGTCTGacaaggagaggaagaagatcTCCAGGGATCTGGTCCAGACCATACTAGCCAGGAAGCCTAAGATGTGCAGCTTCCTGGAATGGAGAGACCTCAAGATTGTGTACAAAAG atatgCCAGTCTGTATTTCTGCTGTGCTGTCGAGGATCAAGACAATGAGCTGATCACTCTGGAAATCATTCACAGATATGTGGAGCTACTGGACAAATATTTTGGCAGT GTGTGTGAGCTGGATATCATCTTCAACTTTGAGAAGGCCTACTTCATCCTGGATGAGTTCCTGCTGGGCGGAGAAGCTCAGGAAACCTCCAAGAAGAACGTGCTGAAGGCCATCGAGCAGGCCGACCTGCTGCAGGAG GAAGCCGAGGCACCGCGGAGCGTGTTGGAAGAAATCGGGCTGACATAG